One Megasphaera vaginalis (ex Bordigoni et al. 2020) genomic region harbors:
- a CDS encoding SoxR reducing system RseC family protein: MLKKNTGMIEEVLPNGMAKLQTNRNHLYSPCSSSMCQDNVVIDAVNTIGAVKGQYVEYTIPDNHMVTGAVLCFGLPLFLVLLCTFIGYFAGANLGYDGQSGAIAGFCAGIPVAVVAIKTYDKVVKPDGSEKIEIIRVVE; the protein is encoded by the coding sequence ATGTTAAAGAAAAATACAGGCATGATTGAAGAAGTTTTGCCGAACGGGATGGCGAAATTGCAGACGAACCGGAATCATTTGTATTCGCCGTGCAGTTCTTCCATGTGTCAGGATAACGTTGTTATCGACGCCGTCAATACGATCGGCGCGGTGAAAGGGCAATATGTCGAATATACGATTCCCGATAATCATATGGTGACAGGTGCCGTTCTCTGCTTCGGCCTGCCCCTGTTTTTGGTATTGCTGTGTACGTTTATCGGATATTTCGCCGGCGCAAATCTCGGTTACGATGGACAAAGCGGTGCGATTGCCGGTTTCTGCGCAGGTATTCCTGTTGCCGTCGTTGCGATCAAGACCTATGATAAGGTTGTCAAACCCGATGGAAGCGAAAAAATTGAAATCATCCGTGTCGTCGAATAA
- the recO gene encoding DNA repair protein RecO, with protein sequence MAKHKSGAPPGLPSRCDGIVLRVHKQAAKQLFLEIYTVQEGLLRVLTEKGRGVRKGMPAAPLPFSKISFEIYRQGNVRILSEYECAVNRYLQNLTWNEYVYSQIFTELFLALVPPQEADPALYRLLSQYADAVCVKDCRIVTIIAGWQLLSLTGFAPDPATVRLYRTGAAGAGETILSDEDAGAEWREERLTPAFRAFWRRVLEYDWDRRETVRFSAKGLALLEDLLYAYVSQCSERRLKSISFLSSL encoded by the coding sequence ATGGCGAAACATAAGAGCGGTGCGCCGCCGGGATTGCCGTCCCGCTGTGACGGAATCGTCCTGCGCGTGCACAAACAGGCGGCAAAGCAGCTCTTTCTGGAAATTTATACGGTGCAGGAAGGATTGCTCCGGGTGTTAACTGAGAAGGGGCGCGGCGTTCGGAAGGGAATGCCGGCGGCGCCGCTTCCGTTCAGCAAAATTTCCTTTGAGATCTATCGGCAGGGAAATGTGCGCATATTGAGCGAATATGAATGTGCCGTAAATCGGTATTTGCAGAATCTGACGTGGAACGAATACGTTTACAGTCAAATTTTTACGGAACTGTTTTTGGCCCTGGTTCCGCCGCAGGAAGCGGATCCTGCGCTGTATCGGCTGCTTTCGCAGTATGCAGACGCCGTATGTGTGAAGGACTGCCGTATTGTGACGATCATTGCCGGTTGGCAGTTGCTTTCTTTGACCGGCTTCGCCCCTGATCCGGCAACGGTTCGCCTTTATCGGACAGGGGCTGCCGGAGCGGGGGAAACGATTTTAAGTGATGAAGACGCCGGAGCGGAATGGCGCGAAGAACGCCTCACGCCGGCTTTTCGCGCTTTTTGGCGGCGCGTGCTGGAATATGATTGGGACCGCCGGGAGACTGTCCGTTTTAGCGCCAAGGGGCTGGCGCTGTTGGAAGACCTGCTGTATGCGTACGTCAGTCAGTGCAGTGAACGGCGGTTAAAGAGCATCAGTTTTTTGTCTTCTCTATGA
- a CDS encoding MATE family efflux transporter: MVRSMTEGNPLKLIVAFTVPLLIGNVFQQFYNIADVIIVGRVIGVNALAAVGSTAPIFMALLGMTIGLASGFTVVTAQRFGAGDYDGVRRSVATSASLSFLLIGILIVAAHFLLPQILSLMNVSSMLYDDAFHYISIIAQGLLVMMLYNLLSCICRALGDSRTPLYFLIVSSILNVVLALVFIQHFRWGVPGSAVALVVAQGISAVLCFLYIKKRFPLLRLKREDWRLDREFAWLHLRIGMPMAAQFTIISLGIIVVQSVCNTFGAETIAAFISATRIEQLAMQPMISFGIAIAVFTAQNYGAQKYDRIRQGVRQCSLLLFCLCAVSALAMYLFGRELISLFLTETNDFLLDQASLYLHMSVPCYVFLGQIFVYRNTLQGMGISVVPFASSVLELVLRGAAALILAQIWGYFGICAASPICWVAACFFTTGCYFYFSRSLPVKR, translated from the coding sequence ATGGTTCGCAGTATGACGGAAGGGAATCCGCTGAAACTGATTGTGGCGTTTACGGTCCCTCTTTTGATAGGAAATGTTTTTCAACAGTTTTATAATATTGCCGATGTTATCATTGTCGGCAGGGTTATTGGCGTTAACGCTTTGGCCGCTGTCGGTTCTACGGCGCCGATCTTTATGGCGCTGCTCGGGATGACGATCGGTCTGGCCTCGGGCTTTACCGTTGTGACGGCACAGCGTTTCGGCGCCGGCGATTATGACGGTGTTCGCCGGTCTGTCGCAACTTCGGCGAGTTTGTCGTTTCTGCTCATCGGTATCCTCATCGTGGCGGCCCATTTTCTGCTGCCGCAGATTTTGTCGCTGATGAATGTTTCCTCTATGCTTTATGACGACGCTTTTCATTATATTTCGATCATCGCGCAGGGGCTTCTCGTCATGATGCTCTACAATCTGCTTTCCTGCATTTGCAGAGCCCTCGGCGACAGTAGGACGCCGCTGTATTTTCTGATCGTCTCTTCAATCCTCAATGTGGTTTTGGCGCTGGTTTTCATTCAGCACTTCCGTTGGGGGGTGCCGGGATCGGCGGTCGCCCTCGTCGTGGCGCAGGGCATATCGGCAGTTTTATGCTTTCTGTACATTAAGAAACGGTTTCCCCTGCTCAGACTCAAACGGGAGGACTGGCGCTTGGACAGGGAGTTTGCCTGGCTCCATTTGCGCATCGGCATGCCGATGGCGGCACAATTTACGATCATTTCATTAGGGATTATCGTCGTTCAATCCGTGTGCAATACCTTTGGCGCCGAAACGATTGCGGCGTTCATCTCGGCGACGCGTATTGAGCAGCTGGCCATGCAGCCGATGATTTCTTTCGGCATTGCCATTGCCGTCTTTACGGCACAGAATTACGGCGCTCAAAAATATGACCGCATTCGTCAGGGCGTGCGGCAGTGTTCGCTGCTCCTGTTCTGTCTTTGCGCCGTTTCGGCGCTGGCCATGTATCTTTTCGGCCGTGAACTGATCAGTCTTTTTCTTACGGAAACAAACGATTTTCTCCTGGACCAGGCGTCACTTTACCTGCACATGTCCGTTCCTTGCTATGTTTTTTTAGGGCAAATCTTCGTCTATCGCAATACGTTACAGGGTATGGGAATATCTGTCGTACCCTTTGCCAGCAGTGTTCTGGAACTGGTGCTGCGCGGTGCGGCGGCACTGATCTTGGCGCAGATATGGGGCTATTTCGGCATTTGCGCGGCAAGTCCCATTTGTTGGGTTGCCGCCTGTTTCTTTACAACAGGTTGTTATTTTTATTTCAGCCGGTCGTTGCCGGTGAAACGATAG
- a CDS encoding MATE family efflux transporter, whose translation MTIQLSDHFTYRRLLRFVVPSVWMMVILSIYYVVDGFFVSNFIGKIPFAAINLLTPAVVIPSSLAFMLSAGGAAVIGKTLGEGRSKDGKRYFSMIIYVVLCSGILITLASEWILPYFLIAMEAEGELFEACLLYGRIDLAGLVPFMMQVMFQALWSVAERPKYGLYLTIASGVVNLVFDYIFIVFCGYGIAGAAVASVMGQILGGVTPLVYFCCHNTSTLRLVRTAVEWPIVRQACSNGFSEMLTSLSASVLGILYNLQLMDYLGADGIAAYGVMLYANGIFESIYFGYAMGVSPLISYHFGAQNSGEVRNLFYKSLAVIGVSGMVLTFFASFFAADISRCFVGYDPELWKMTEKAFSIYALSFLFLGFNTFGSSFFTALNNGRVSAVISLLRILVFQSGAVLLLPLFFGVGGIWWSVVIAEMSALAFVVLCWRRYRRQYGY comes from the coding sequence ATGACGATTCAATTGTCTGATCACTTTACATACCGTCGCCTGCTGCGTTTTGTCGTACCTTCCGTTTGGATGATGGTCATCCTTTCCATCTATTATGTCGTCGACGGTTTCTTTGTATCCAATTTTATCGGCAAGATTCCCTTTGCCGCCATTAATTTGCTGACTCCGGCTGTTGTCATTCCTTCTTCTCTGGCGTTCATGCTTTCAGCCGGCGGCGCCGCCGTCATCGGCAAGACACTGGGAGAAGGCCGAAGTAAAGACGGTAAGCGGTATTTTTCCATGATTATTTATGTCGTTTTATGTAGCGGCATCCTGATCACGTTGGCCAGCGAATGGATTTTACCGTATTTTCTGATCGCAATGGAAGCGGAAGGAGAATTGTTTGAAGCTTGTCTTCTTTATGGACGAATTGATTTGGCCGGGTTGGTTCCTTTTATGATGCAGGTCATGTTTCAAGCCCTTTGGTCCGTTGCGGAAAGACCGAAATACGGTCTTTACCTGACGATTGCCTCAGGCGTTGTGAACCTTGTCTTTGATTATATCTTCATCGTCTTTTGCGGTTACGGTATTGCCGGGGCGGCCGTAGCAAGCGTTATGGGGCAAATTCTCGGCGGTGTGACGCCGTTGGTCTATTTTTGCTGTCACAATACGAGTACGCTTCGCTTGGTTCGGACCGCTGTGGAATGGCCGATTGTGCGGCAGGCCTGCAGTAACGGTTTTTCCGAAATGTTGACCAGCCTGTCCGCTTCCGTTCTCGGTATCCTTTATAATCTGCAGCTCATGGATTACCTCGGTGCTGACGGCATTGCCGCCTATGGCGTCATGCTTTATGCCAACGGTATTTTTGAAAGCATCTATTTCGGCTATGCCATGGGCGTGTCGCCGCTGATCAGTTACCATTTCGGCGCGCAGAACAGTGGAGAAGTACGGAATCTTTTTTATAAAAGCTTGGCCGTTATCGGCGTGTCCGGCATGGTTCTTACTTTTTTCGCGTCTTTTTTTGCTGCAGATATTTCCCGGTGTTTTGTCGGATATGATCCGGAGCTGTGGAAAATGACGGAAAAGGCATTTTCTATTTATGCGCTGTCGTTTCTTTTTCTCGGGTTCAATACGTTCGGTTCTTCCTTTTTTACGGCCCTTAATAACGGACGCGTTTCAGCCGTCATATCTCTCCTGCGGATCCTCGTTTTTCAAAGCGGCGCTGTTCTTTTATTGCCGCTTTTCTTTGGTGTCGGCGGTATTTGGTGGTCCGTCGTCATTGCTGAAATGTCGGCGCTGGCGTTTGTTGTCCTGTGTTGGCGACGCTATCGTCGGCAATACGGGTACTGA
- the yfcE gene encoding phosphodiesterase yields the protein MKWIIAADLHGSAYYCRELCRLFREEGGERLLLLGDLLYHGPRNDLPRDYEPKAVINLLNGLKENIVAVRGNCEAEVDQAVLDFPVLASYAYICDGAVTVFATHGHRYNEHNVPPLARGTILLNGHTHVPKCVVHERYVYMNPGSLSLPKEGSRHGYLVWDGTVFTWKDTDGASIMTYHAGQAE from the coding sequence ATGAAATGGATCATCGCCGCCGATTTGCATGGATCGGCTTACTATTGTCGCGAATTATGCCGCCTTTTTCGGGAAGAAGGCGGCGAGCGGCTGCTTTTGCTCGGCGACCTGCTCTATCACGGGCCGCGTAACGACTTGCCCCGTGATTATGAACCGAAAGCCGTCATAAACCTGTTGAACGGATTAAAAGAAAATATCGTCGCCGTCCGCGGCAACTGTGAAGCTGAAGTCGATCAGGCCGTTCTGGATTTCCCCGTTCTCGCGTCTTACGCGTATATTTGTGACGGCGCTGTGACGGTTTTTGCAACGCACGGTCATCGGTATAATGAGCATAATGTGCCGCCTTTGGCGCGTGGGACGATCTTGCTTAACGGTCATACGCATGTGCCGAAATGTGTCGTTCACGAACGATACGTGTATATGAATCCCGGTTCGCTGTCGCTGCCGAAAGAAGGCAGCCGGCACGGGTATTTGGTTTGGGACGGCACGGTCTTTACCTGGAAGGACACGGACGGCGCGTCCATTATGACGTACCATGCAGGGCAGGCGGAATAA
- the ybeY gene encoding rRNA maturation RNase YbeY yields MDIRINYEEEESRREAYEEVIERVCREAALVYGLGPAAEISILLCHNEYIRVLNRDYRQIDRATDVLSFALNEGEADGYDGPDAAYLGDIVISLDKVREQAGEYGHSVERELAYLTIHGMLHILGYDHLTDEDKAEMRKEEEFILQRLGYVRQGEAL; encoded by the coding sequence ATGGATATTCGTATTAATTACGAAGAGGAAGAGTCTCGCAGGGAAGCGTATGAAGAGGTGATCGAGCGCGTTTGCAGGGAAGCCGCATTGGTCTACGGATTGGGGCCTGCCGCGGAAATCAGCATCCTTCTTTGCCATAACGAGTATATTCGGGTATTGAACCGCGATTACCGGCAAATCGACAGGGCGACAGATGTGCTTTCATTCGCCTTGAACGAAGGCGAAGCCGACGGCTATGACGGACCTGATGCGGCATATCTCGGCGATATTGTCATTTCTCTGGACAAGGTTCGGGAACAGGCCGGCGAATATGGTCATTCCGTTGAGCGGGAACTGGCTTATTTGACGATTCACGGCATGCTTCATATCCTTGGTTATGATCATCTGACAGATGAGGATAAGGCTGAAATGCGCAAGGAAGAAGAATTCATTTTACAGCGTCTGGGATATGTCCGTCAGGGGGAAGCGTTATGA
- the era gene encoding GTPase Era, which yields MNESFKSGFVAVVGRPNVGKSTLINRIIKQKVSIVSDKAQTTRNRILCVHTDDACQIVFLDTPGIHKPRHKLGKFMDEMAYQSLQDIDAVLFLVAGNEKRGPGDLFVLDKIAAAGVPVFLLINKIDKLSKGDILKEITDYANLYDFAQIIPISALQGDNVDTVVAELCKLLPSGPKYFPDDMMTDQPERLLVAEIVREKLLLATRDEVPHAIAVYVDEMKERGGKIYIRMTVFVERESQKRIVIGKNGAVLKEVGRLARSEIEHLLGNTVYLDIWVKVRSDWRNQASALSEFGYKNE from the coding sequence ATGAACGAATCGTTTAAATCCGGATTTGTAGCCGTCGTCGGCAGACCGAACGTCGGTAAATCAACGCTGATCAATCGCATTATCAAGCAGAAGGTGTCGATCGTTTCCGATAAAGCGCAGACGACGCGAAACCGCATCCTCTGCGTCCATACGGACGATGCCTGCCAAATTGTCTTTTTGGATACGCCGGGGATTCACAAGCCCAGGCATAAGCTCGGAAAATTTATGGACGAAATGGCGTATCAGTCCCTGCAGGATATCGACGCCGTTCTCTTCCTCGTTGCAGGCAATGAAAAGCGGGGACCTGGAGACCTGTTTGTTCTTGATAAAATTGCGGCAGCCGGCGTGCCGGTTTTTCTGCTGATCAATAAAATCGATAAGCTGTCCAAAGGCGATATCCTGAAAGAAATCACCGACTATGCCAATCTCTATGATTTTGCGCAGATCATCCCCATTTCCGCCTTGCAGGGGGATAATGTCGACACCGTGGTTGCGGAACTGTGTAAACTTTTGCCGTCGGGACCGAAGTATTTCCCTGATGACATGATGACCGATCAGCCGGAACGCCTCCTGGTCGCCGAGATCGTCAGAGAAAAGCTGCTCCTGGCAACGCGGGACGAAGTACCTCACGCCATTGCCGTCTATGTTGACGAAATGAAGGAGCGAGGCGGCAAAATCTATATCCGCATGACCGTATTTGTCGAACGGGAATCACAAAAACGAATCGTAATCGGGAAAAACGGCGCAGTTTTAAAAGAGGTCGGTCGTTTGGCGCGCAGCGAGATCGAACATCTTTTGGGCAATACCGTTTATTTGGACATATGGGTAAAGGTCAGATCAGACTGGCGTAACCAGGCCTCGGCTCTCAGCGAATTCGGCTATAAGAACGAATAG
- a CDS encoding SIMPL domain-containing protein: MKKKFAAIAAALMLTCSAPAVLAADYGTITVDGYAQETYMARQAVVMVTAQTEKDTLAEAKAENDRVSRTFRNSLTTLQIPDNDIVTKDFHINERNVRIGDTDQYRKTYVVSNTLQVTVNDRTKTSKVIDQAAAAGIDTVRLAKLDYNDKDKETQRQNLLIEAAKNARQKADALAAALGTRVLGVDSLNTDYPRYPMRLMTAKVDTALGASQSSVEYGDQTEEMHITVVFKVK; encoded by the coding sequence ATGAAGAAAAAATTTGCAGCAATCGCCGCAGCATTGATGCTGACGTGTTCCGCACCGGCTGTTTTGGCCGCCGATTACGGTACCATTACAGTTGACGGATATGCGCAGGAAACGTATATGGCCAGGCAGGCCGTCGTCATGGTGACGGCGCAGACGGAAAAGGATACGCTGGCAGAGGCCAAGGCGGAAAATGATCGCGTTTCCCGTACTTTCCGCAACTCTCTGACAACGTTGCAAATTCCTGACAACGATATTGTCACGAAGGATTTTCACATCAATGAGCGCAATGTACGCATCGGTGATACCGACCAGTATCGCAAAACCTACGTCGTGTCCAACACGTTGCAAGTAACGGTTAACGATCGGACAAAGACGTCCAAGGTCATCGATCAGGCTGCCGCCGCCGGCATTGATACGGTGCGCCTGGCCAAGCTCGACTACAATGATAAGGACAAAGAAACGCAGCGGCAGAATCTGTTGATTGAAGCCGCCAAGAACGCGCGGCAAAAAGCGGATGCGTTGGCGGCGGCGCTGGGAACCCGCGTCCTGGGCGTCGATTCGCTGAACACCGACTATCCGCGTTATCCTATGCGCCTGATGACCGCCAAGGTGGATACGGCTTTGGGGGCGTCACAATCATCGGTTGAATACGGCGATCAGACGGAAGAAATGCATATTACTGTTGTCTTTAAGGTAAAATAA
- a CDS encoding 4Fe-4S binding protein, with product MMWEVIPNYFKDEKRCIRCGCCVTICPVDAIRMMPDEKGVVRPSYEKYKCIRCNRCTDACEIFENYMLGGSE from the coding sequence ATGATGTGGGAAGTGATCCCCAATTATTTTAAGGATGAAAAGCGGTGCATCCGCTGTGGCTGCTGCGTTACGATCTGCCCGGTAGACGCGATCAGGATGATGCCCGACGAGAAAGGCGTCGTCCGGCCTTCCTACGAAAAATACAAGTGCATTCGCTGCAATCGCTGCACCGATGCCTGCGAAATTTTTGAAAACTACATGCTCGGCGGCTCGGAATGA
- a CDS encoding peroxiredoxin, with translation MEKIIAGAQAPDFTVTSDAGKAVSLHDFLGKKVILYFYPKDNTAGCTLEAQQFDAAYAKLVQAGYEILGVSRNTVRQHVNFKKKFALHFTLLSDTDESLCKCYDVLREKKLYGRSYIGIDRSTFIIDETGRVTAVYRGVNAKEHVGKLLTDLGIE, from the coding sequence ATGGAAAAGATTATCGCCGGTGCGCAGGCGCCGGACTTTACGGTGACGAGCGATGCGGGAAAAGCCGTTTCGCTGCATGATTTTCTGGGTAAAAAAGTTATCCTTTATTTTTATCCGAAAGATAATACGGCAGGCTGTACTTTGGAAGCGCAGCAATTTGATGCCGCATATGCCAAGTTAGTACAGGCCGGTTATGAAATTCTCGGCGTCAGTCGTAATACGGTGCGGCAGCATGTGAATTTCAAGAAAAAATTCGCCCTTCACTTTACGCTTTTATCCGATACGGACGAGAGCCTTTGCAAGTGTTATGATGTGCTGCGGGAAAAGAAACTCTACGGGCGATCGTATATCGGCATTGACCGCTCGACGTTCATTATTGATGAAACGGGGCGCGTTACCGCTGTATATCGCGGCGTCAATGCCAAGGAACATGTCGGCAAATTGCTGACCGATCTCGGAATCGAATAA
- a CDS encoding hemolysin family protein yields MEIPLQDGLYYVALLFLCIVVNAFCVAGKFSFAQLRREYIEDLIREGDESARKMLKLYDEPTVFLGMAQIGMVFSGIAAGVVFLQLFRDSYDRLQVFIGNIWLIAGMEVCLLLAVCAVLWVFGELIPKSVGLQRPEQVLRIVGPVLHGCSNLFSPFIKAGSKVGQFILRRQGLDMTNEIDMSHSEDEIRMLVTASHKGGKIDKIESELIDNVFEFADLLAKEIMVPRQDIVCLTVGNHMNQNLNTIRQSRHTRYPLCEDDKDHIIGLVHIKDFLDLYIHRRGNLRLINRPILMIPEIMEVSKLLQLMRAQRTYLAIVVDEYGSTVGLIGLEDILEELVGNIRNEHTAEKEEIQPLPDGGYEFDGTVLLDDVEELLRIPVEDDVDTDTIGGYVFNLLGQAPSIRDEVRIGLYRFTVLETQGFRISRLKAVPLAENGELAKDEEGERDGET; encoded by the coding sequence ATGGAGATACCGCTTCAGGATGGATTATACTATGTCGCCCTCTTGTTTCTTTGCATCGTCGTCAATGCGTTCTGCGTAGCAGGAAAATTTTCTTTTGCCCAGTTGCGCCGTGAATATATTGAAGATCTGATTCGCGAAGGCGATGAATCGGCACGGAAAATGCTCAAGCTCTATGACGAACCGACGGTTTTTCTCGGCATGGCGCAAATCGGCATGGTTTTTTCCGGCATTGCCGCCGGCGTCGTTTTTTTGCAGCTTTTTCGCGATTCGTACGATCGGTTGCAGGTGTTCATCGGCAATATATGGCTGATTGCCGGCATGGAGGTCTGTCTGTTGCTGGCAGTTTGTGCCGTTCTTTGGGTTTTCGGGGAACTGATTCCCAAATCTGTCGGGCTGCAGCGGCCTGAACAGGTGCTGCGCATTGTCGGTCCCGTGCTGCACGGCTGCAGCAATCTGTTCTCTCCCTTCATCAAGGCCGGCAGCAAAGTCGGGCAGTTTATCCTGCGCCGTCAGGGACTCGACATGACCAACGAGATCGACATGTCTCACTCGGAAGACGAGATACGCATGCTGGTGACGGCCAGTCATAAGGGCGGGAAGATAGATAAAATCGAAAGCGAATTGATCGATAATGTCTTTGAATTCGCCGATTTGTTGGCTAAAGAAATTATGGTGCCCCGGCAGGATATCGTCTGTCTCACTGTCGGCAATCACATGAATCAGAATCTGAATACGATCCGCCAGTCCCGCCATACCCGTTATCCTCTTTGTGAAGATGATAAGGACCATATTATCGGCTTGGTACATATCAAGGACTTTCTGGATTTATACATCCATCGGCGCGGCAATCTGCGGCTCATCAACCGGCCTATCCTGATGATTCCCGAAATCATGGAAGTGTCGAAATTGTTGCAGCTGATGCGGGCGCAACGGACATATTTGGCCATCGTCGTTGATGAATACGGCAGTACGGTAGGGCTCATCGGCCTGGAAGATATTCTGGAAGAACTTGTCGGCAATATTCGCAACGAACATACGGCAGAAAAAGAAGAAATACAGCCGTTGCCAGACGGCGGCTATGAATTTGACGGAACCGTACTGCTCGACGATGTGGAAGAGCTTTTGCGCATTCCCGTGGAAGACGACGTCGATACGGACACGATCGGCGGTTACGTTTTCAATCTTCTCGGCCAGGCGCCGTCCATTCGTGATGAAGTTCGCATCGGCCTTTACCGGTTTACAGTCCTGGAAACGCAGGGGTTCCGCATATCCCGCCTCAAGGCTGTGCCGTTGGCGGAGAACGGGGAATTGGCAAAGGACGAAGAAGGGGAGCGCGATGGCGAAACATAA
- a CDS encoding PhoH family protein, whose translation MEKQLNFTDPAEAKALFGVKDEFLKVLQHEFPECRIAARGTNVFLVGSSTDIGAIEEVFAALRYLNRENTYLTTQHVRYSSLCIKNGKGEELREIYGDTISISARGRLIKPKTAGQKRYVDSIRKNLVTFGIGPAGTGKTYLAVALASFYLKNRQVERIILTRPAVEAGEKLGFLPGDLQEKIDPYLRPLYDALADMFGYDQFQKLIDRNIIEVAPLAYMRGRTLEESFIILDEAQNTTREQMKMFLTRMGNHSRVVVNGDKTQIDLVDRKMSGLTEAERVLAKVKGVGMVSFTDEDVVRHDMVGKIIRAYEEFYQKD comes from the coding sequence ATGGAAAAACAACTGAATTTTACCGATCCGGCTGAAGCCAAAGCGCTTTTCGGCGTGAAAGATGAATTCTTGAAAGTCTTGCAGCATGAATTTCCCGAATGCCGGATTGCCGCACGGGGGACGAATGTCTTTCTGGTCGGCAGCAGTACGGATATTGGCGCTATTGAAGAGGTTTTTGCGGCACTTCGTTATTTGAACCGCGAAAATACGTATTTGACGACACAACATGTGCGGTACTCTTCCTTGTGCATCAAAAACGGCAAAGGCGAAGAACTGCGGGAAATCTACGGCGATACGATCAGCATTTCGGCGCGGGGCCGGCTGATCAAGCCGAAGACGGCTGGTCAGAAACGGTATGTCGATTCTATCCGCAAAAATCTCGTCACCTTCGGCATCGGGCCCGCCGGCACGGGTAAGACCTATTTAGCCGTCGCCTTGGCGTCTTTTTATTTAAAAAACCGCCAGGTGGAGCGGATCATTCTGACGCGTCCTGCCGTCGAAGCCGGTGAAAAGCTGGGCTTTCTGCCCGGCGATTTGCAGGAAAAGATCGATCCTTATTTGCGGCCGTTATATGACGCGTTGGCTGACATGTTCGGATACGACCAGTTTCAAAAGCTGATTGACAGAAATATTATCGAAGTGGCTCCGTTGGCGTATATGCGCGGCAGGACGTTGGAAGAATCGTTTATTATTCTCGATGAAGCCCAAAATACGACGCGTGAACAGATGAAGATGTTCCTGACCCGTATGGGCAATCATTCCCGCGTCGTCGTCAACGGCGATAAGACGCAAATTGACCTGGTCGACCGCAAAATGTCGGGTTTGACTGAGGCCGAGAGGGTCCTGGCCAAGGTCAAGGGCGTCGGCATGGTGTCTTTTACCGATGAAGACGTTGTCCGCCACGATATGGTCGGCAAGATCATCAGGGCTTACGAGGAATTTTATCAAAAGGATTGA
- a CDS encoding cytidine deaminase: MSEETVRELIAAAGSAREFAYVPYSHFTVGAALLGSNGVIYTGCNVENASYGLSICAERNAVFHAVASGCRSFEALAIVSDGRGYTSPCGACRQVLEEFEIPYVILTAPDSPPRIVALSELLPLPFDRTAL, encoded by the coding sequence ATTAGTGAAGAAACGGTGCGGGAATTGATCGCCGCCGCAGGTTCCGCCAGAGAATTCGCTTATGTTCCTTATTCTCATTTTACCGTCGGCGCCGCTCTGCTCGGCAGCAACGGCGTTATTTATACAGGGTGCAATGTGGAGAACGCGTCTTACGGACTCAGTATCTGCGCTGAACGGAACGCCGTTTTTCATGCTGTCGCTTCAGGTTGCCGCAGCTTTGAAGCTTTGGCCATTGTCAGCGACGGTCGCGGCTATACGTCGCCGTGCGGCGCTTGCCGGCAGGTGCTGGAAGAATTTGAAATTCCCTATGTGATTCTGACTGCGCCGGATTCTCCGCCCCGCATTGTGGCATTGTCCGAACTTTTGCCGCTTCCCTTTGATCGTACCGCCTTGTAA
- a CDS encoding transposase — protein MTVPYKHKNKRYGRPICRVQFMTLCTDRKRPILGSIVHDGEKNVWLPSVWGTAATKALTSLQQYNRTILIEDFVVMPNHIHLLLVYKTYRSNLSDWFAFYCKRYILHAMKRFRFSDMAVWEKNYEASYLHSEVIHSVFQQNIEEHVSRWHYDAYYTPTPANPNTFIEKTKN, from the coding sequence ATGACAGTACCATATAAGCACAAGAACAAGCGATACGGCCGGCCTATATGCCGTGTCCAATTCATGACGCTCTGCACGGACAGAAAACGGCCCATTTTGGGGTCGATCGTCCATGACGGCGAAAAAAATGTTTGGTTGCCTTCCGTCTGGGGCACTGCGGCGACAAAGGCGTTGACAAGTTTGCAGCAGTATAACCGCACTATATTGATAGAAGACTTTGTCGTCATGCCCAATCATATCCATCTGCTTCTGGTGTACAAAACCTATCGTTCCAATCTGAGCGACTGGTTCGCCTTTTATTGCAAGCGATATATATTGCATGCCATGAAGCGATTCCGTTTTTCCGATATGGCCGTGTGGGAAAAGAACTATGAAGCGTCCTATTTACATTCCGAAGTGATCCATTCCGTATTCCAGCAAAATATTGAAGAGCACGTTTCGCGCTGGCATTACGACGCCTATTATACGCCGACGCCGGCCAATCCCAACACCTTCATAGAGAAGACAAAAAACTGA